A genome region from Bacteroides stercoris ATCC 43183 includes the following:
- a CDS encoding RagB/SusD family nutrient uptake outer membrane protein, protein MKKLIYLTAVAGSLLLTTSCVDLTQEPESFITEEEYWNTVDQASLEKAADALYSDLWQGNYGFNSRLQRINVCADDITYRAAKANNELAYYSRLTPNLTANDADFSTTWTLFYKVISSSNKIIKGTTIPTNEKEAKAFKEVLGEAYFMRGLSYFYLTRLYGDVPLLLENDEATITMPRTSVAEIYDKAIIPSLTTATEWLPNKGRSGNSTPSKWAAKACLADAYMTMAGWPLNKGTEYYGLAAAQAKEIMDNKAQAGLVLTAEYSDLWKEDKKTETNEVMFALQHSAKHKIASNYGKSYYPSDYSPNAGWADYYGNEDFFKAYPNDDRKEWNYMTEWKIKSGEIIPYTESADKLPAISKYYDYDEGAPGKSAQSNGITCIYRYAEVLLMYAEASTRATNSVNQDALNAIQEVQKRAGYQNRQIELTTTTEPAAFLAAVSNERGWEFFAEMKRWFELVRLEKVKEVRAEEWDASTFNTNHHYYFPVPYQQVDLAGWTNNAGY, encoded by the coding sequence ATGAAGAAATTAATATATTTAACAGCAGTTGCCGGAAGTTTATTACTGACGACCTCTTGCGTAGACCTCACACAAGAACCCGAATCCTTTATCACAGAAGAAGAATACTGGAATACGGTAGACCAAGCAAGCCTTGAAAAAGCGGCAGACGCCCTTTACAGCGATTTATGGCAAGGAAATTACGGATTCAACAGCCGTCTGCAACGCATCAATGTATGTGCGGATGATATTACCTACCGTGCAGCCAAGGCCAATAACGAACTGGCTTATTATAGCAGACTGACTCCGAATCTTACAGCTAATGATGCTGATTTCTCAACTACTTGGACCCTGTTCTATAAGGTCATCAGCAGTTCCAACAAAATTATCAAGGGAACTACTATCCCCACCAACGAAAAAGAAGCCAAAGCATTTAAAGAAGTATTGGGCGAAGCCTATTTCATGCGCGGTCTTTCCTATTTCTATCTGACCCGTCTGTATGGCGATGTGCCTTTATTACTGGAAAACGATGAGGCAACCATCACCATGCCGAGAACATCAGTTGCCGAAATATACGATAAAGCGATTATTCCCAGTCTGACTACAGCTACCGAATGGTTACCCAACAAAGGACGTAGCGGCAACAGCACTCCCTCAAAATGGGCCGCAAAAGCATGCTTGGCAGATGCTTATATGACAATGGCAGGATGGCCGTTAAACAAAGGAACCGAATATTACGGTCTGGCAGCAGCCCAAGCCAAAGAAATCATGGACAATAAGGCCCAAGCCGGTCTTGTACTGACAGCCGAATATTCCGATTTATGGAAAGAAGACAAGAAAACAGAAACCAACGAAGTAATGTTTGCCCTGCAGCATAGTGCCAAACATAAGATAGCAAGTAACTACGGTAAATCTTACTATCCGAGCGATTATTCTCCTAATGCAGGATGGGCAGACTATTACGGCAATGAAGATTTCTTCAAGGCGTATCCCAATGATGACCGCAAAGAATGGAACTATATGACAGAATGGAAAATAAAAAGCGGAGAGATTATCCCATATACCGAAAGTGCAGACAAACTTCCCGCCATCTCCAAGTACTATGATTATGACGAAGGAGCCCCCGGTAAAAGTGCACAATCAAACGGTATAACTTGTATTTACCGCTATGCAGAAGTTCTTTTAATGTACGCCGAAGCTTCTACCCGTGCTACAAACTCTGTGAACCAAGATGCCCTGAATGCTATCCAGGAGGTACAGAAACGCGCCGGTTATCAAAACAGGCAAATAGAACTGACCACAACAACCGAACCTGCCGCATTCTTAGCAGCCGTATCCAACGAACGAGGTTGGGAATTCTTTGCAGAAATGAAACGCTGGTTCGAACTGGTACGTTTGGAAAAAGTAAAAGAGGTACGTGCTGAAGAATGGGATGCTTCCACTTTCAACACAAATCACCATTACTATTTCCCGGTACCTTATCAACAGGTAGACCTTGCCGGTTGGACCAATAATGCAGGATATTAA
- a CDS encoding hybrid sensor histidine kinase/response regulator transcription factor: MQKLIIRLFFILASAAFANVYGQNITFNHLTTDDGLSQFSVNSLYVDENGILWIGTREGLNRYNGDDIQTYKLQKNNPNSLFCNTVSRITGNHNGKIYLLCTEGVAEFNLATQKFTTLIQGNINSIYYNDGLFIGKKNEIYRYNEETGNFDLYYQLPDRNLEIVCIHINKDVLWLGTTTNGVYCLNIDKKELTHPIQKGNITSFYQDSESELWIGSWEEGLFRVKADGTIENFKYNAKDPHSLSSNFVRACCEDNLGNIWIGTFNGLNRYNKITGLFQNHTANDTQADGLTHSSIWCIVKDNQGTLWLGTYFGGVNYFNPEYEIYTRYSYSSNEKKGLSNPVVGRTIEDRDGNLWIGTEGGGLNYYNRRTREFKWYRPQEGRNSISHNNVKALYYDADKEIIWIGTHLGGLNKLDIRSGHFTHYRMEEGNPNTLPSDIIRDIIPYKSLLIIATQNGVCLFDPANGQCQQLFKDSKEGKSIKMVADVTFDSEGTLWIAATGEGVFSYRFDTCRLTNYRHDATNPNSLSNNNVNNITQDSKGNLWFSTSGSGLDLYRPATNDFENFDKERNGLASDCIYETQESPSSGKLLLITNEGFSIFNYKNKTFNNYSAENGFPLTAVNENALCVTCDGEIFLGGIQGMISFHEMELNFTPKPYKIILSRLIVNGREISVGDKTGILQHSLCHTGEITLNADQSMFSIEFATSNYIPANKDDIIYRLEGFSNEWTSTRGLHTITYTNLNAGTYTLLIKPEGKDENLCPQAQLTIHVLPPYYKTTLAYFIYIIITGAVLWYLIRAYKSKIKLRESLKYEQKHIQDVEALNQSKLRFFTNISHEFRTPLTLIVAQVETLLQLQNFTPAIYNKILGIYKNSIQLRELITELLDFRKQEQGHMKIKVSPHNIVNFLYENYLLFLEYASAKQINFNFEKETDELEVWYDQKQMQKVINNLLSNAIKHTEKEDTITLSVKEERNNVIICVKDTGSGIDAKEIDKIFDRFYQIEPTGSTDAGKSGTGIGLALTKGIIELHHGSIRVESELGKGTSFIVTLRLGNEFFTEEQINRNPDCVHQIEISKSEADAFLKTELEENAPIKRIPDAKLLIVEDNESIREMLANIFKPFYQILMAANGEEGWELVRSEMPCIVVSDVVMPKMSGTELCKLIKTDFNTCHIPVVLLTARTAIESNIEGLRIGADDYITKPFNTNLLISRCNNLVNSRILLQEKFSKQPQTAAHMLATNPIDKDILDRAMSIIEQHLDDTEFNVNVFAREMAMARTNLFTKLKAITGQTPNEFILTIRLKKGALMLRNNPELNITEISDKIGFSSSRYFSKCFKDIYHVSPLAYRKGEEADKDEEEAVNEK, encoded by the coding sequence GTGCAGAAGCTTATCATCAGATTATTCTTTATTTTAGCGAGTGCGGCTTTCGCAAATGTGTATGGGCAGAACATAACCTTTAACCACCTTACCACCGACGACGGATTATCTCAGTTTTCCGTAAACAGCTTATATGTTGATGAAAACGGCATCCTATGGATTGGCACACGCGAAGGGTTGAACCGTTACAATGGAGACGATATACAGACCTACAAGCTACAGAAGAACAATCCCAACAGCCTTTTCTGCAATACCGTATCCCGCATTACGGGCAATCATAACGGGAAAATATATCTGCTCTGCACCGAAGGAGTGGCGGAATTCAACCTTGCCACCCAAAAATTCACTACGTTAATACAAGGCAATATCAACAGCATCTATTACAATGACGGACTTTTTATCGGCAAAAAGAATGAAATATACCGTTATAACGAGGAAACTGGAAATTTCGACCTTTACTATCAACTCCCGGACCGAAATCTGGAAATAGTCTGTATACACATCAATAAGGATGTACTATGGCTGGGAACAACAACCAACGGCGTATACTGCCTGAATATTGACAAAAAAGAACTGACGCATCCCATTCAGAAAGGAAATATTACCAGTTTTTATCAGGACAGCGAAAGTGAATTGTGGATTGGCAGTTGGGAAGAAGGACTGTTCCGTGTAAAAGCAGACGGAACAATAGAAAACTTCAAATACAATGCCAAAGACCCACACAGTCTCTCCTCCAATTTCGTCAGGGCCTGCTGTGAGGACAATTTGGGCAATATATGGATAGGTACTTTCAACGGATTAAACCGATACAATAAAATAACCGGATTATTCCAGAACCATACAGCCAATGACACACAAGCCGACGGGCTCACCCACTCTTCCATCTGGTGTATCGTAAAAGATAACCAAGGTACACTTTGGTTGGGAACCTATTTCGGCGGTGTCAACTACTTCAATCCGGAATATGAAATCTACACCCGTTATTCCTACTCTTCCAACGAGAAGAAAGGGCTGAGCAATCCGGTTGTAGGACGCACCATTGAGGATAGAGACGGCAATCTGTGGATAGGAACCGAAGGCGGCGGACTGAATTATTACAACCGCCGCACACGCGAATTCAAATGGTATCGCCCACAGGAAGGACGTAACAGCATTTCGCATAATAATGTAAAAGCGCTTTATTATGATGCCGATAAAGAAATTATATGGATAGGCACTCATTTGGGCGGTCTTAACAAACTGGATATACGCTCAGGGCATTTTACCCATTACCGCATGGAAGAAGGTAATCCTAACACTCTTCCATCAGACATTATCCGCGATATCATTCCCTACAAAAGCCTGCTGATTATAGCCACACAAAACGGAGTATGCCTCTTTGACCCCGCTAACGGACAATGCCAACAACTGTTCAAAGATAGCAAAGAAGGAAAATCCATTAAAATGGTAGCAGATGTCACATTCGATTCGGAGGGTACACTATGGATTGCTGCCACTGGAGAAGGAGTATTCAGTTATCGTTTTGACACCTGCAGACTGACAAACTACCGCCATGATGCCACCAACCCGAACAGTCTCAGCAATAACAATGTGAACAATATAACGCAAGATAGCAAAGGCAACCTGTGGTTCTCCACCTCGGGTAGCGGTCTGGACTTATATCGCCCCGCAACCAATGATTTTGAAAATTTCGACAAGGAAAGGAACGGTCTGGCCAGTGACTGCATTTATGAAACACAAGAATCTCCCAGCAGCGGCAAATTACTGCTCATCACCAACGAAGGATTCTCCATCTTTAACTACAAAAATAAGACTTTTAATAATTACAGTGCTGAAAACGGTTTCCCGTTGACAGCCGTCAACGAAAATGCACTCTGTGTCACCTGCGACGGTGAAATATTTCTGGGAGGCATACAAGGCATGATTTCTTTCCATGAAATGGAACTGAACTTTACCCCAAAACCTTATAAGATTATCCTCTCACGGCTCATCGTCAACGGTAGGGAAATCTCTGTAGGAGATAAAACCGGCATCTTGCAGCACTCTTTATGCCACACCGGAGAGATAACCCTCAATGCAGACCAAAGCATGTTCAGTATAGAGTTTGCCACATCCAATTACATACCTGCCAACAAAGACGATATTATTTACAGACTGGAAGGCTTTTCCAATGAATGGACAAGCACGCGAGGGCTGCATACCATTACTTACACCAATTTGAATGCAGGCACTTACACATTGCTCATCAAGCCGGAAGGAAAAGACGAAAACCTTTGTCCGCAAGCACAGCTCACCATTCATGTATTGCCGCCGTACTACAAAACAACACTTGCCTACTTCATATATATCATCATAACGGGAGCGGTTCTGTGGTATCTGATACGCGCCTACAAATCAAAAATCAAACTACGCGAATCTTTGAAATACGAACAGAAACATATTCAGGATGTAGAAGCGCTGAACCAATCCAAATTGCGCTTCTTCACCAACATCTCGCATGAGTTCCGCACTCCTCTGACTCTTATTGTGGCTCAGGTAGAAACCTTGCTGCAATTACAGAACTTCACACCTGCCATCTACAACAAGATATTGGGCATTTATAAAAACAGTATCCAGCTACGCGAGCTAATAACCGAATTACTCGACTTCCGCAAGCAGGAACAGGGCCATATGAAGATTAAAGTCAGTCCGCACAACATCGTGAATTTTCTGTATGAAAACTATCTGCTGTTCCTTGAATATGCCAGTGCCAAACAAATCAACTTCAATTTTGAAAAAGAGACTGACGAACTCGAAGTATGGTACGACCAGAAGCAAATGCAGAAAGTTATCAATAACCTCTTATCCAATGCTATCAAGCATACGGAAAAAGAAGATACCATTACGCTCAGTGTAAAGGAAGAACGGAATAACGTTATAATTTGTGTAAAAGATACGGGAAGCGGTATCGATGCAAAGGAGATAGATAAGATATTCGACCGCTTTTATCAGATAGAACCGACCGGTTCTACTGATGCCGGCAAGAGCGGCACTGGTATAGGACTGGCTTTGACCAAAGGTATTATAGAATTACATCATGGTTCCATCCGTGTAGAAAGCGAACTTGGCAAAGGTACAAGCTTTATCGTTACACTACGCTTGGGTAACGAATTCTTTACAGAAGAACAAATCAACCGGAATCCGGATTGCGTACATCAGATTGAAATTTCCAAATCCGAAGCAGATGCTTTCCTGAAAACCGAACTGGAAGAAAATGCTCCCATCAAACGTATTCCGGATGCCAAACTATTGATTGTAGAGGATAATGAGTCCATCCGCGAAATGCTTGCCAACATCTTCAAGCCATTCTATCAGATATTGATGGCAGCCAACGGAGAAGAAGGCTGGGAACTGGTACGCAGTGAAATGCCCTGCATTGTGGTAAGCGATGTGGTCATGCCCAAAATGTCGGGTACAGAACTATGCAAACTCATAAAAACGGATTTCAACACCTGCCATATCCCCGTAGTGTTATTGACTGCACGCACTGCCATTGAATCGAATATCGAAGGATTGCGGATCGGCGCGGACGATTACATAACCAAACCGTTCAATACAAACTTACTGATATCCCGCTGCAACAACCTGGTGAATTCACGCATCCTCTTACAGGAAAAATTCAGCAAGCAACCGCAAACGGCTGCACATATGCTTGCTACCAATCCGATTGACAAAGACATTCTGGACCGTGCCATGTCTATCATCGAACAACATCTGGACGACACAGAATTCAATGTCAATGTCTTTGCCAGAGAAATGGCAATGGCGCGCACCAACCTGTTCACCAAACTGAAGGCCATTACAGGACAAACCCCAAACGAATTTATACTGACTATCCGTTTGAAGAAAGGTGCTTTGATGTTGCGCAATAATCCGGAACTGAACATTACGGAAATTTCCGATAAGATAGGATTCAGTTCCTCACGCTACTTCAGCAAGTGCTTTAAGGACATCTATCATGTCAGCCCGCTGGCTTATCGCAAAGGAGAGGAAGCTGATAAAGACGAGGAAGAAGCAGTAAATGAAAAATAA
- a CDS encoding SusC/RagA family TonB-linked outer membrane protein produces the protein MKQKSNLFKTLGIMLLFVLFATQANAQNITVTGTVSDNLGPVIGASIQVEGTSNGCITDIDGNYTLPNVPSNATLVFSYIGYQTQKIAVAGKTHINVTLSEDSQLLQEVVVVGYGVQRKSDLTGAVASVKTADALKSTPTGNVSDALQGRMAGVSVLSGSGDPSGDNTIRVRGINSITAETGPLVVIDGFIGGSLQSLNPADIASIEVLKDASATAVYGSRGANGVILVTTKNPEKDKLTVSFNAFANIKTVAKYPDNLSPYEYANLVNDYGKEYFGYGDNHFYSPEQLEAFKSGKAGYDYSREIFRSPAVTQNYELSIAGGGEKTTFLASLRYQDDQGIIKESGSQIYSWRLKVDTKIKKWLKAGLNIYGHYRETSKPRITEYDGLIQQSMYFPSTIEPKNEEGEYNNSFFDGGKAYNPMGYIWESSNSNKTINNRIQGYVQFDILDGLSFRSQLGVLFDNRLNTSVENEDSYYSYKNSLTQGQARSYWNTSWLNTNTLSYVKEFNENHRINATAVFEQSYDNNYNHTGTGYNLDYIDMIGVNNLAWSDSNLAAIASDRSINTLMSGMLRVNYVFMNRYMLTASIRADGSSRLKDKWSYFPSAALAWDLKQENFLKENSFIDQLKLRLGYGSVGNQAVEAYRIYSKMTPVTVTTPNGSSSTAYKIDRPAAPFLKWERNDQFNVGVDFGILNGRVRLTADWYSKLSKDILLEVARPSHMGYTAILDNAGEIKNTGVEFTISADPFSDKEFSWHTDLTLSHNKGTFNKIPTANHRQQQAGNFQNQIFQMIEGEKLGSFWGYTFAGVWQEDDVNAPFVDANGQTNGKTNGEVYKVKPGNSKYVDVNKDGVYNDADQGIIGCGQPTFNWGWNNTFNYKNFDFSFFVVGFHGFDIYNATHQMGYNLIKSQQMAGVTPMRELLNRWTPTNTNTDIPGFVKGGTENKDFFSTRFVENGSFIKMKSITLGYTLPEATCRSLGINNLRVYASVQNPFHITKYSGLDPEATMGSPLVQGVDWGAYPNSRNYLIGLNFSF, from the coding sequence ATGAAACAGAAATCTAATCTATTCAAAACATTAGGTATTATGTTGCTCTTTGTGCTATTCGCCACACAAGCTAATGCACAAAACATTACAGTAACAGGTACAGTAAGTGACAATTTAGGTCCTGTGATTGGTGCTTCCATACAAGTGGAAGGAACCAGCAACGGATGTATTACAGACATTGACGGAAATTACACACTTCCCAACGTACCGTCCAATGCGACTCTCGTATTCTCGTATATCGGTTATCAGACCCAAAAAATAGCAGTAGCCGGCAAAACGCATATTAACGTAACGCTAAGTGAAGACAGTCAATTATTGCAAGAAGTGGTGGTAGTGGGCTATGGCGTTCAACGTAAAAGTGACTTGACCGGTGCCGTGGCTTCCGTAAAGACAGCCGATGCATTAAAAAGTACCCCGACAGGTAATGTATCCGATGCCTTGCAAGGACGTATGGCCGGTGTATCCGTACTCTCAGGTTCCGGTGACCCCAGCGGCGACAACACCATCCGCGTCCGTGGTATCAACTCTATTACGGCAGAAACAGGACCGCTTGTTGTAATTGACGGATTCATCGGTGGTTCTCTCCAGTCATTGAACCCTGCGGATATCGCCTCCATTGAGGTATTAAAAGACGCTTCAGCAACAGCCGTATACGGTTCACGCGGTGCCAATGGTGTTATCCTGGTAACAACCAAAAATCCTGAAAAGGATAAGCTAACTGTCTCTTTCAACGCATTTGCCAATATTAAAACCGTTGCCAAATACCCCGATAACCTCTCTCCGTACGAATATGCCAACTTGGTAAACGATTACGGTAAAGAATACTTTGGCTATGGCGATAATCATTTTTACAGCCCGGAACAACTCGAAGCATTCAAATCCGGCAAGGCAGGATATGACTATTCAAGAGAAATTTTCCGCAGCCCGGCAGTTACTCAGAACTATGAACTTTCCATTGCCGGTGGTGGTGAAAAAACAACGTTCTTAGCCTCTCTCCGTTATCAGGACGACCAAGGTATCATTAAAGAATCAGGAAGCCAAATCTACAGCTGGCGTTTAAAGGTAGATACCAAAATCAAGAAATGGCTGAAAGCAGGTTTGAATATATACGGTCACTATCGTGAAACAAGCAAACCCCGTATTACCGAATACGATGGCTTGATACAGCAAAGCATGTACTTTCCAAGTACCATCGAACCCAAAAACGAAGAAGGAGAATATAACAATAGCTTCTTCGATGGTGGCAAGGCATACAATCCTATGGGATACATCTGGGAATCCAGCAACTCTAACAAAACAATCAATAACCGCATACAGGGCTATGTCCAGTTCGATATTCTGGACGGTTTGAGTTTCCGCTCTCAACTAGGCGTGCTTTTTGATAACAGACTGAATACTTCGGTAGAAAACGAAGACAGTTATTATTCCTACAAAAACAGTCTGACTCAAGGACAGGCACGTAGCTATTGGAATACTTCATGGCTGAATACCAACACTTTGAGTTATGTAAAGGAATTCAATGAAAATCACCGTATCAATGCAACTGCCGTATTCGAGCAGTCTTATGACAACAACTACAACCATACCGGTACAGGATATAACTTAGACTATATCGACATGATCGGTGTCAATAATCTGGCATGGTCCGATTCAAACCTCGCAGCCATTGCATCCGACCGCAGCATCAATACCCTTATGTCAGGAATGTTACGTGTCAACTATGTATTCATGAACCGTTACATGCTTACCGCCTCTATCCGTGCCGATGGTTCCTCACGTCTGAAAGATAAATGGAGTTACTTCCCTTCTGCTGCATTGGCATGGGATTTGAAGCAAGAAAATTTCTTGAAAGAGAACAGTTTCATCGACCAACTGAAACTCCGTTTGGGATACGGCTCCGTAGGAAACCAAGCTGTAGAGGCTTACCGTATCTATTCCAAAATGACGCCTGTTACCGTTACTACTCCAAACGGGAGTTCTTCTACCGCCTATAAGATAGACCGACCGGCTGCTCCTTTCCTAAAATGGGAACGCAACGACCAGTTCAATGTCGGAGTTGATTTCGGTATTCTGAACGGTCGCGTACGCTTAACAGCAGACTGGTATAGCAAATTGTCAAAAGATATTTTGCTGGAAGTGGCACGTCCCTCACACATGGGATATACTGCCATCCTTGATAACGCAGGTGAAATCAAGAACACAGGTGTTGAGTTTACAATCAGTGCAGATCCTTTCAGTGATAAAGAATTCAGCTGGCACACAGACCTGACGTTATCTCACAACAAAGGTACGTTCAACAAGATTCCGACAGCCAACCACCGCCAACAACAGGCCGGAAACTTCCAAAACCAGATATTCCAAATGATTGAAGGAGAGAAGTTAGGTTCATTCTGGGGATACACATTCGCAGGAGTATGGCAGGAGGATGATGTAAATGCTCCATTCGTAGATGCCAATGGTCAAACAAACGGCAAAACCAACGGAGAAGTGTACAAAGTAAAACCGGGTAACTCCAAATATGTAGATGTCAACAAAGACGGCGTATACAATGATGCAGACCAAGGCATTATCGGATGCGGACAACCGACATTCAACTGGGGCTGGAACAATACATTCAATTACAAAAACTTTGACTTCTCGTTCTTCGTAGTAGGTTTCCATGGATTTGACATCTACAATGCCACTCACCAAATGGGATATAACCTGATTAAGAGCCAACAAATGGCAGGCGTAACCCCTATGCGCGAGTTGCTGAACCGTTGGACACCGACCAACACCAATACAGATATACCGGGATTCGTGAAAGGCGGAACTGAAAATAAAGACTTCTTCAGCACGCGTTTCGTTGAAAACGGAAGTTTCATCAAGATGAAAAGCATCACATTAGGTTATACTCTTCCTGAAGCAACCTGCCGTTCATTGGGTATCAACAACCTGCGTGTATATGCCTCCGTACAGAATCCGTTCCACATCACCAAATACTCCGGTCTGGACCCGGAAGCTACTATGGGTAGTCCTTTGGTACAAGGTGTTGATTGGGGAGCCTATCCTAACAGCCGCAATTATTTAATCGGTCTGAATTTCTCATTCTAA
- a CDS encoding sulfatase family protein: MKYLSNLLPYLPSTVLLIGCGNPSKQEAKSDQPQKPNVIYLIADDLGIGDLSCYGATKISTPNIDRLAGQGMQFTNAYATSSTSTPSRFGLLTGMYPWRQENTGIAPGNSELIIDTACVTMADMFKEEGYYTGAVGKWHLGLGPKGGTDFNREIRPNTQDIGFNYEFIIPATVDRVPCVFVENAHVVGLDPQDPITVSYQHKVGDWPTGLENPELVKMKPSQGHNNTIINGIPRIGWMTGGKSALWVDEDIADIITGKAKDFIVAHKNEPFFLYMGTQDVHVPRVPHPRFAGKSGLGPRGDVILQLDWTVGEIMHTLDSLDIADNTIFVLCSDNGPVIDDGYQDQAFELLNGHTPMKHYRGGKYSAFDAGTRIPFIVRWPNGIKPGKQQAPFSMIDVYASFAALLNHELPTGVAPDSRDQLNNFLGTDTIGCDYVVQQNLNNTLSIIQNNWKYIEPSDKPALEHWTKMETGNNPQPQLYDLSVDPSEKENLAGTHPDKVKELAILLEKVKAAKTK, encoded by the coding sequence ATGAAATATTTATCTAATCTTCTACCGTATCTTCCAAGTACGGTCCTTTTGATAGGATGTGGCAATCCGTCTAAACAAGAAGCCAAGAGTGACCAACCGCAAAAGCCTAATGTTATCTACCTGATCGCTGACGACTTGGGCATCGGCGACCTCAGCTGCTACGGTGCCACTAAAATAAGTACCCCGAATATAGACCGCCTTGCCGGTCAGGGTATGCAATTCACCAATGCATATGCCACCTCTTCCACAAGTACCCCTTCCCGCTTCGGACTGCTTACAGGTATGTATCCCTGGCGGCAAGAGAACACAGGCATTGCACCGGGTAACTCCGAACTGATTATTGATACAGCTTGTGTCACAATGGCCGATATGTTCAAGGAGGAAGGCTATTACACCGGAGCCGTCGGCAAATGGCATTTGGGATTAGGTCCTAAAGGTGGCACGGACTTCAATCGCGAAATCAGGCCGAATACTCAAGACATAGGCTTCAACTATGAATTTATCATTCCTGCCACAGTAGACAGGGTTCCTTGTGTGTTCGTAGAAAATGCCCATGTTGTAGGGCTTGATCCCCAAGATCCCATTACTGTCAGCTACCAGCACAAAGTGGGCGACTGGCCTACAGGACTTGAAAATCCTGAATTGGTAAAGATGAAACCCAGCCAGGGACATAATAATACCATTATCAACGGTATCCCCCGTATCGGTTGGATGACCGGTGGCAAATCTGCTCTTTGGGTGGATGAAGATATTGCAGATATCATTACCGGAAAAGCCAAAGATTTTATCGTTGCACATAAAAACGAACCTTTCTTCCTGTATATGGGTACACAAGATGTACACGTTCCCCGAGTCCCCCATCCGCGTTTTGCAGGGAAAAGCGGTTTAGGACCGCGTGGTGACGTTATTTTACAACTGGACTGGACAGTCGGCGAGATCATGCACACCCTCGATAGTCTGGATATTGCTGATAATACAATCTTCGTATTATGCAGCGACAACGGTCCCGTCATTGATGATGGTTATCAAGACCAGGCCTTTGAATTGCTGAACGGTCACACCCCCATGAAACATTACCGGGGCGGCAAGTATAGCGCATTCGATGCCGGAACCCGTATTCCATTTATCGTACGCTGGCCGAATGGTATCAAACCGGGCAAACAACAGGCTCCATTTTCCATGATTGATGTATATGCTTCATTTGCAGCCCTGCTGAATCATGAACTTCCTACAGGTGTTGCCCCTGACAGCCGCGACCAACTCAACAACTTCCTTGGCACGGATACCATCGGGTGCGACTATGTGGTACAACAGAATCTGAATAATACTCTATCCATCATTCAGAATAACTGGAAATACATCGAACCGAGTGACAAACCGGCTTTGGAACATTGGACTAAAATGGAAACGGGAAACAATCCCCAACCACAACTTTATGACTTATCTGTAGACCCTTCCGAAAAAGAAAATTTGGCTGGAACTCACCCTGATAAAGTAAAAGAGCTGGCTATTCTGCTGGAAAAAGTAAAAGCTGCAAAAACCAAGTAA